The Calditrichota bacterium DNA segment TGTCGAACAGCGAGGCAAAATCCGTTTTAAGGTCAAAACTTTGCCCCAGACGCAGGGCGACGCCTCTCTCATGCAGCAGGTCATGACCAATCTGCTCAGCAATGCCATAAAATTCAGCTCCGGAAAAAATAATCCTCAAATTGAAGTCGGATCAAGAACAGAAAACGACACGACAGTTTATTACGTCAGCGATAACGGCGTGGGATTTGACATGAAATATGCGGACAAGCTATTTCTGGTTTTTCAACGCTTGCATTCGGCGGAAGAATTTGAAGGCACGGGAATTGGACTTTCCATTGTTCATCGGATTATTTCTCGTCACGGCGGCAGAATTTGGGCGGAATCTAAACCCAATGAGGGGGCTGTTTTTTATTTTACCCTGTCTGAAAATCCAAGTAAAAAAAATAATTGAACTTGCCGCGTTGCAAAATGGCTAATGTCAAATAGTCAATAACAGGTTTACTGTTCACTAACAACTCGTCGGGAAAAGCTTAAAAACACTAAATCGCCAATAAAAAAAATGACACGGGTTCAGTGATAATTGACAAATTATTATTGACTTTAATTGAATTTATGCTATATTTATTAATTCATATTCACTCCGCAAATGCACAGGAATTATGCCATTCAAAAATAAAATAAGTTCAGAAAGGAAACGAAAATGTCATTGCTTGAAAACTTGCAAACGAATTTGATCAACGGGAAGCTGGCTGAGACGAAACTCTTCACTGAAAAAGCGCTGGCAGATGGCATGACGCCGCGGAAAATTTTGAACGAAGGATTGCTTGTCGGAATGCAAGAAGTGGGACGGCGATTTAAGAATAATGAATTTTACGTACCGGAAGTGTTGATCGCGGCCCGCGCCATGAAAGGAGCAATGGAAATCTTGAAACCTTTACTGGCGGAAACCGGCGTGGACCCAGTGGGCCGCGTGGCGCTCGGAACTGTGAAGGGCGACCTGCACGACATCGGCAAAAACCTCGTCGGGATGATGCTCGAAGGCGGTGGATTTGAAATTGTGGATTTGGGTGTGGATGTTTCCGCTGAGAGATTTTTAAATGCCGTAATCAATGACGGCGTGCAGGTAATCGGAATGTCCGCGTTGCTGACCACGACAATGGTAAATATGAAGGGAATCGTCACCGCGCTGGAAAATGCCAACGTGCGCAACAAAGTCAAAGTCGTCATTGGCGGCGCTCCTGTGACAGATGGTTACGCAGAAGAAATTGGCGCCGACGGCTACGCGCCGGATGCGGCCTCTGCAGTGGACTTGGTTAAAAGTTTGATTTTGTGATTTGGTCATTAAGGTATTGGGTATTTGATTTTTGTTAAGTTCGTTAAATAACAGATAGTTGAGTGTGACATTCATACTCGCAGCTCCAAACTCTAAACCCCAAACAAACTTACCTTGCAGCAAATGGGGGAGCAGCGAAAGGCGAAAAGCGAACAGCGAAAAGCCAACAAAACAATGGAGGCATTAATGATTCCCAAGAAAACACTCCGACTTTTTCTCATTTTATCTCTCATTCTCCTCATTTCTCAATTAGGTTTTCCCCAGACAAAAATACAAAAATCTCCCCTGATGCACTATCCGGATATTTACGGCGATTGGATTGTATTTTCTAACGGCGGAGATTTGTGGAAAGTGAACGCCAACGGCGGCGTCGCTCAGCGTCTGACCATTTACGACGGCGAGGAGAGTTTTCCGAAATTTTCTCCGGACGGCTCACTCATCGCTTTTACCGGACAATACGACGGCAATAGTGATGTTTATGTGATGGACATTTTCGGCGGAAATATCCGCCGCGTGACGTTTCATCCCGGCGCTGATGTGGTCGTTGGCTGGCATCCGACGAAAAATAAAATTATTTTTCGTTCCTCGCGCAATAGTTTCAGCCGTTTCGCGCGCTTGTTTTTGATATCGCCTGACGGCTCGGGATTGGAAGAGTTGATTTTGCACGAGGCGGTTCAGGGCAGTTTTTCACCGGACGGACAGAAAATTGCCTACAATCGCGTGGCGCGGGAACATCGGACGTGGAAACGCTATGTTGGCGGACTGTCGCAGGATATTTACTTGTTTGATTTTCAGAAAATGAAAGATGTCAAATTGACCGATTTCCCGGGAACGGATCGCATTCCCATGTGGATCGGCGATAAAATTTATTTCAGTTCAGACGAAGACGGCGCGTTGAATATCTATTCGCTGGATCCAGCGACCAAAAAACGCGCCCAACTTACTTTTCACAAAGAATACGATGTGCGCCGGCCCAGCGCTGGCGGCAACAAAATCGTTTACGAACTCGGCGGCGCGCTGTACGTGTTAGATGTGACGACAAAACAGACGCACAAAGTGAATGTGGAAATTCGTTCTGATTTTCCGGAAATTCGACCTTACTGGAAAAAGGTAGATGATTTGATCACTGACATCGATTGTTCTCCACATGGCAACAGAGCGCTGATTGTTGCGCGCGGCGAGATTTTTACGGTTCCCAAGAAAGAAGGGCCCACGAGAAATTTATCCCACGACTGCGGCTCCCGCGAAAAGGATGCAGTCTGGTCGCCGGACGGAAAATGGATCGCTTACCTGTCTGACAAAAGCGGCGAATATGAAATCTACCTCAGCGATCCCAAGGGCGCGAAAAAACCGATCAGGTTGACGACGCACAAAAAGAACAATCGCCACACGCTGCGCTGGTCGCCGGACAGCAAAAAAATCGCATTCACCGATCAAACGTTGCGACTCTACTTCCTGGACGTGACGACGAAAAAGATTACCGAGGTAGATCGCGCCAAATTTGAGAATGTGGACGTGTCCATGGAATTGAAACCGATCTCGGATTTTTCCTGGTCGCCGGATAGCCGTTATCTAACTTACGCAAAAATGAACCCGGATCTGGTCTATCAAATTTACATCTATTCACTGCAATCGAAAAAAAGCCGCTGTGTGAGCAACGGCCTGTTCAATGATTTCGATCCGATTTTTTCCAACGACGGTAAACACTTGTTTTTCATTTCCAATCGCCGATTTGATCCGACCTACGGCGATTTTGAATGGGAATTGGTTTACAAAAAAGTGGCGGGAATTTACTCACTGACGCTGCAAAAGGACGGAGAATCATTGTTTCCGTTGAAGAGTGACGAAGTTAAAATTGAATCGGAAAATGCGTCGCCGAAAAAATCACAACCGAAAAATGACGGAAAAATTCGTATCGATTTTGTGTCGTTAGCTGATAGGGTGGAGGCGTTTCCATTGCCGCGGGGAAATTACCGTCGATTGTCAGCAAATGATGATGCCTTATTTTATCTGAACAAAGACCAAGGCGATTTCAATCGTTTCGAGTTTCGCGGCGTAGGCTCCATGAATTTGTACGCTTTTTCTTTCAAAGAAAAAAAGAGCCAGAGCGTCATAAAAAATATTAAACGTTACAAATTATCGGCCGATGGGAAGAAAATCGTTTATCAAAAAGGAAAGAAAGTGGGCATTGTCGATGCCTCAGTTCGTGATTCCAAAGGAAAAAATCTTGATCTTTCAGACTTACAGATTTTACTCGATCCGCTCAAAGAATGGACACAAATTTTTAACGAAGCTTGGCGCATGGAGCGCGATTACTATTATGAGCCCAAAATGCACGGCATCGATTGGCCTGCCATGCGCGAAAAATACGGCAAACTTTTACCCTTTGTTTCCTGTCGCCAGGATGTGCGCTATTTGATTGGCGAGTTGATCGGCGAGCTGAACACATCGCACACCTATGTCTTTGGCGGCGACATCAAACGCCAGTCCGAAGAATATGTCAGTGTGGGCATGTTGGGCGCCGACTACAAAATTGACAAAGCGAACAATCGCTATCAGTTTGAGAAAATTTATCGCGTCGCCGATTGGACTTCCGGCGTTTATCCGCCGCTGGCGAAACCGGGGATTGACGTGAAAAAAAATGATTACTTGCT contains these protein-coding regions:
- a CDS encoding cobalamin-binding protein, whose protein sequence is MSLLENLQTNLINGKLAETKLFTEKALADGMTPRKILNEGLLVGMQEVGRRFKNNEFYVPEVLIAARAMKGAMEILKPLLAETGVDPVGRVALGTVKGDLHDIGKNLVGMMLEGGGFEIVDLGVDVSAERFLNAVINDGVQVIGMSALLTTTMVNMKGIVTALENANVRNKVKVVIGGAPVTDGYAEEIGADGYAPDAASAVDLVKSLIL
- a CDS encoding peptidase S41; protein product: MEALMIPKKTLRLFLILSLILLISQLGFPQTKIQKSPLMHYPDIYGDWIVFSNGGDLWKVNANGGVAQRLTIYDGEESFPKFSPDGSLIAFTGQYDGNSDVYVMDIFGGNIRRVTFHPGADVVVGWHPTKNKIIFRSSRNSFSRFARLFLISPDGSGLEELILHEAVQGSFSPDGQKIAYNRVAREHRTWKRYVGGLSQDIYLFDFQKMKDVKLTDFPGTDRIPMWIGDKIYFSSDEDGALNIYSLDPATKKRAQLTFHKEYDVRRPSAGGNKIVYELGGALYVLDVTTKQTHKVNVEIRSDFPEIRPYWKKVDDLITDIDCSPHGNRALIVARGEIFTVPKKEGPTRNLSHDCGSREKDAVWSPDGKWIAYLSDKSGEYEIYLSDPKGAKKPIRLTTHKKNNRHTLRWSPDSKKIAFTDQTLRLYFLDVTTKKITEVDRAKFENVDVSMELKPISDFSWSPDSRYLTYAKMNPDLVYQIYIYSLQSKKSRCVSNGLFNDFDPIFSNDGKHLFFISNRRFDPTYGDFEWELVYKKVAGIYSLTLQKDGESLFPLKSDEVKIESENASPKKSQPKNDGKIRIDFVSLADRVEAFPLPRGNYRRLSANDDALFYLNKDQGDFNRFEFRGVGSMNLYAFSFKEKKSQSVIKNIKRYKLSADGKKIVYQKGKKVGIVDASVRDSKGKNLDLSDLQILLDPLKEWTQIFNEAWRMERDYYYEPKMHGIDWPAMREKYGKLLPFVSCRQDVRYLIGELIGELNTSHTYVFGGDIKRQSEEYVSVGMLGADYKIDKANNRYQFEKIYRVADWTSGVYPPLAKPGIDVKKNDYLLQIDGVNITADKNIYSYFQNLAGKQITIVVNAKPTLAGARKYVVKPIGSERTLRYLDWTEHNRKLVADRTNGQVGYIHMPDTYLGSSKEFPKFFYAQTRKKGLIIDGRFNGGGLDPDIFLRRLDKKVLAYWTRRYSHDQTIPDMAVRAHMVCITNRQAGSGGDMLPYEFRKKGLGPIVGTRSWGGLVGVSMWIGLIDGGGMSAPDYRIYSTEGKWVVENEGVTPDYVVDLVEVSRGYDAQLEKAIAVVKKQLAQDPLLWPKHEQFPKDEKAKK